The Niastella koreensis GR20-10 genome includes a window with the following:
- a CDS encoding APC family permease has translation MSKSLFRTKKIESILKEGSDDGHGSSGLKRVLTVRDLTFFGIAAILGAGSFSSLGEACFKGGPGVVILFIICGIACAFTAFCYSEFASRIPVAGSAYTYAYASFGELFAWIIGWALIMEYSIGNIYVAFSWSDYFTSFLHKINVHIPDYLTCSYQEAKKAFLNYSSQTSAEQLEFVKNQANVELLNAWNNPPRLGSLRIIFDLPALIINFLITVLVYIGIKESKNFSNAMVMLKLAVVALVIIVGAYYIDPANWLPVNDTGSKGFMPNGFGGVMAAVSSVFFAYIGFDAVSVLAEESKNPQRDLPKGMTYSLVICTIIYILLALVLTGVVNYKQFENVGDPLAKIFEVKNVGWMQMLVSVCAVIAMTSVLLVFQMGQPRIWMSMSRDGLLPPVFQKIHKKYKTPSFATIITGMVVGIPILFTDKTFVLDFTSIATLFAFVLVCGGVLLIPQKEKVAGRFNMPYINGQFIFPILIVATLLILIKWVPGYFSDMFTYDFSRDESYIKGKASFMDLATPKLSQIIFWIACFIISIMAFMKKYSLIPLMGVVSCLYLLTGMTKSNWAWFLGWLLLGLIIYIFYGYKKSRLASAG, from the coding sequence ATGTCTAAATCATTGTTTCGCACAAAAAAAATTGAATCGATCTTAAAAGAGGGAAGCGATGATGGGCATGGATCTTCAGGGTTAAAGCGGGTGTTAACAGTACGCGATCTTACCTTTTTCGGCATTGCAGCCATTTTGGGTGCAGGAAGTTTCAGCAGCCTGGGCGAAGCCTGTTTTAAAGGCGGTCCGGGAGTGGTGATCTTATTTATCATCTGTGGAATTGCCTGCGCGTTCACCGCTTTTTGTTATTCAGAATTTGCCAGCCGTATTCCGGTTGCCGGAAGCGCTTATACATACGCATATGCCTCCTTTGGTGAACTATTTGCCTGGATCATTGGCTGGGCGCTCATTATGGAATATTCCATCGGCAATATTTACGTGGCATTCTCCTGGAGCGATTACTTTACTTCCTTTCTACATAAGATAAATGTACATATACCTGACTACCTCACCTGCAGTTACCAGGAAGCGAAAAAAGCATTTCTTAATTACAGCTCTCAAACATCGGCCGAACAACTGGAGTTTGTAAAGAATCAGGCGAATGTGGAGTTATTAAATGCGTGGAATAATCCGCCCAGGCTCGGGTCGCTTAGAATTATCTTTGATCTGCCGGCGCTGATTATCAATTTTTTAATCACTGTGCTGGTTTACATAGGTATAAAAGAATCGAAGAACTTCAGCAATGCCATGGTGATGTTAAAGCTGGCGGTGGTAGCATTGGTGATCATTGTAGGGGCGTATTACATCGATCCGGCCAACTGGTTGCCGGTAAATGACACCGGTTCAAAAGGATTTATGCCGAATGGTTTTGGTGGCGTGATGGCTGCCGTATCAAGCGTATTCTTTGCATATATTGGTTTTGATGCGGTAAGTGTACTGGCGGAGGAAAGTAAGAATCCCCAGCGCGATCTGCCCAAGGGGATGACTTATTCTTTGGTGATCTGCACTATCATATACATTTTACTGGCGCTTGTATTAACCGGCGTAGTCAATTACAAACAATTTGAGAACGTGGGTGACCCGCTGGCCAAGATCTTTGAAGTAAAGAATGTAGGTTGGATGCAGATGCTGGTTTCCGTTTGTGCCGTAATTGCCATGACCAGTGTGTTACTGGTGTTTCAAATGGGCCAGCCACGCATTTGGATGAGCATGAGCCGAGATGGCTTGTTACCACCTGTATTTCAAAAAATTCATAAGAAATATAAAACTCCTTCTTTTGCCACTATTATCACGGGAATGGTAGTGGGTATTCCTATCCTGTTTACCGATAAAACCTTTGTACTTGATTTTACCAGCATTGCCACCCTGTTTGCTTTTGTGCTGGTATGTGGTGGCGTGTTGCTGATACCTCAAAAAGAAAAAGTGGCCGGCCGGTTTAATATGCCTTATATAAATGGGCAATTCATTTTCCCTATACTGATAGTAGCTACCTTATTAATACTAATTAAATGGGTGCCGGGTTATTTTTCAGACATGTTCACCTATGATTTTTCTCGCGATGAAAGTTATATAAAGGGCAAGGCAAGTTTTATGGATCTGGCCACACCCAAATTATCTCAGATAATTTTCTGGATTGCGTGCTTTATTATTAGCATAATGGCCTTTATGAAAAAATATTCCCTGATACCATTGATGGGAGTTGTTTCCTGTTTGTACCTGCTAACCGGGATGACAAAAAGCAACTGGGCCTGGTTTTTAGGCTGGCTGTTGCTGGGACTGATCATTTATATTTTTTATGGTTACAAAAAAAGCAGACTCGCAAGCGCCGGATAA
- a CDS encoding HD domain-containing protein, with translation MVTKKADSQAPDNLCVRWVKLCEKYCNDRDLIDRFFNEIVRKYTSSRRHYHNLQHIQALLDLRDNYAAQLMDADVVAFSVFYHDIIYNVLRKDNEPRSAQVAIKRLQALSVPPEKTEQVKLYIDATQTHAITATVTHTGDLQLFLDFDMSILGAGWAAYEAYTQQVRREYRIYPDKIYYPGRKQFLQHCLQAGHLFQTPVFRDRYEARARENIKQELAAMTS, from the coding sequence ATGGTTACAAAAAAAGCAGACTCGCAAGCGCCGGATAATCTCTGCGTCAGGTGGGTAAAGCTGTGCGAAAAGTATTGTAATGACCGCGATTTAATTGACCGTTTCTTTAACGAGATAGTAAGAAAATATACCAGCTCCCGCCGGCATTACCACAACCTGCAACACATTCAGGCGCTGCTTGATCTTCGTGACAACTATGCCGCTCAATTGATGGATGCGGATGTAGTAGCCTTCTCTGTATTTTACCACGACATCATTTATAACGTGCTGCGAAAAGACAATGAACCCCGCAGTGCACAGGTGGCCATAAAACGGTTACAGGCATTATCGGTTCCACCCGAAAAAACAGAACAGGTTAAATTGTACATCGATGCCACGCAAACCCATGCCATTACGGCCACAGTAACTCATACAGGCGATCTGCAGTTATTCCTTGATTTTGATATGTCGATTTTAGGAGCCGGTTGGGCGGCCTATGAAGCCTATACGCAACAGGTTCGCCGCGAATACCGCATCTATCCCGATAAAATATATTACCCCGGCCGGAAACAGTTTTTACAGCATTGTCTGCAGGCGGGACACCTCTTTCAAACCCCTGTTTTTCGCGACCGGTACGAAGCCCGGGCCAGGGAAAATATAAAGCAGGAGCTGGCGGCAATGACTTCTTAA
- a CDS encoding Smr/MutS family protein, which yields MKFEVGDKVVVNQTNEEGEVIDIINDKMVMVEVRGVKFPAYVDQLDFPYFKRFTEKKLFPPKKEKTFIDNVPKEKKKIIQRVVDGVWLTFIPISVNDEFGDDIVTELKVHLVNRTELDYKFTYKLSYLGNEDFELVNSIRAFEDFYLHDVPFENLNDSPVFSFEFSLVQPLKLKADYYESTLKLKPKQVFTRIEEVRKKGEATFSYKLFEEYPPRPYEDKPTGLDLSSLANAGFKIYDASKVRQNLEPAKTELDLHIEALTPAWESMSNLEILSLQLKTFEKYFDLAIVHHLPWMIVIHGVGTGKLRDEIHEIIRLRKEVKSFANRYHPAYGYGATEIYFGY from the coding sequence ATGAAATTTGAGGTTGGCGATAAGGTTGTGGTGAATCAAACGAATGAGGAAGGCGAAGTGATAGACATCATTAACGATAAAATGGTGATGGTAGAAGTGCGTGGGGTTAAATTTCCCGCTTACGTAGATCAGCTGGATTTTCCATATTTCAAGCGTTTTACCGAGAAAAAGCTGTTCCCGCCAAAAAAAGAGAAGACGTTTATCGATAATGTGCCCAAAGAAAAGAAAAAGATCATTCAGCGGGTGGTTGATGGGGTATGGCTTACTTTTATTCCCATAAGCGTGAATGATGAATTTGGCGACGACATTGTAACCGAATTAAAAGTTCACCTGGTAAACAGGACCGAACTGGATTATAAGTTTACTTATAAGCTGAGTTATTTAGGCAACGAAGATTTTGAGCTGGTAAATTCTATCAGGGCGTTTGAAGATTTTTACCTGCACGATGTGCCGTTTGAAAATCTGAACGACAGTCCGGTTTTTAGTTTTGAGTTTTCCCTGGTTCAACCACTTAAACTCAAGGCCGATTATTATGAGTCTACCCTTAAGCTGAAGCCCAAACAGGTATTTACGCGCATTGAAGAAGTGCGCAAAAAAGGGGAGGCTACCTTCTCGTATAAGTTGTTCGAGGAGTATCCACCGCGGCCATACGAAGATAAACCAACAGGGCTCGACCTGTCGAGCCTGGCAAATGCCGGGTTTAAAATCTACGATGCCTCGAAGGTTCGTCAAAACCTGGAGCCGGCAAAAACGGAGCTCGATCTGCATATAGAAGCGCTCACGCCTGCCTGGGAGTCCATGAGCAACCTGGAGATCCTGAGTCTTCAGCTAAAGACCTTTGAAAAGTATTTCGATCTGGCCATAGTGCATCACCTTCCCTGGATGATCGTCATTCACGGGGTAGGCACTGGGAAGTTGCGGGATGAGATTCATGAAATAATCAGGTTACGCAAAGAAGTGAAAAGCTTTGCCAACCGTTACCATCCCGCCTATGGTTATGGCGCAACAGAAATATATTTTGGGTATTGA
- a CDS encoding OB-fold protein, with product MRNIFFMLGCVLVAALAGVLIYLYNKPARNVVAEAGIPITAKELFTKFSTNEPQANTAYLNKVLQVSGQVLDVKHNSTAGRVVILNTGDPLFGIACTLDKPATVNPGEKITIKGICTGYLSDVVLTNSYLVN from the coding sequence ATGAGGAACATTTTCTTTATGCTGGGATGCGTCCTGGTAGCAGCACTTGCTGGTGTATTAATCTATCTCTACAACAAACCGGCTCGTAATGTGGTTGCAGAAGCCGGCATTCCTATTACTGCAAAAGAGTTATTTACCAAATTCTCAACCAATGAGCCGCAAGCCAACACTGCCTATTTAAATAAAGTATTACAGGTTAGCGGGCAGGTGCTTGATGTTAAACACAATTCAACGGCTGGCAGGGTGGTAATATTGAATACAGGAGATCCCCTGTTTGGCATTGCATGCACCCTGGATAAGCCGGCGACAGTGAATCCCGGCGAAAAGATCACTATCAAAGGCATTTGTACCGGTTATTTAAGCGACGTAGTACTTACCAACAGTTACCTGGTTAACTAA
- a CDS encoding c-type cytochrome: MMCVLKIRSGWLLLLLFSMAFTGCYKKGEPVTSAATFIPAGVTAANVTHTNYVAGVLKNNCSTCHGKGGSADEFWLNTNTYQNASEFGVRIVETIVNGSMPPVPRKPFSAADKKMLEAWINRGMPQ, from the coding sequence ATGATGTGTGTATTGAAAATACGCAGCGGATGGTTATTGCTGTTACTTTTTTCAATGGCGTTTACCGGTTGTTATAAAAAGGGGGAGCCTGTTACCAGTGCTGCCACCTTTATACCGGCCGGTGTAACTGCCGCCAATGTAACCCATACCAATTACGTTGCCGGGGTATTGAAGAATAATTGCAGTACCTGCCATGGTAAAGGCGGGTCGGCCGATGAATTCTGGTTGAATACCAATACCTATCAAAATGCATCGGAGTTTGGGGTGCGCATAGTAGAAACAATTGTAAACGGTTCTATGCCGCCTGTACCGCGAAAACCTTTTTCTGCAGCCGACAAAAAAATGCTGGAAGCCTGGATAAACCGGGGCATGCCGCAATAA
- a CDS encoding DUF5777 family beta-barrel protein — protein MEIKDHVSYIVMFVMALCYSGFSIAQSNLSNMLDKEISNKENNRRHFVYATFKGTHLVNANTIETIKGRELDFRVSHRFGDIGGEFGGEKRFFGLDNSTDIKISFDYGISDRLNFGIARAKGATAVRQLYEASLKFKLIRQGEEEGMPITVTAFSNVVATSMPSNVKPNTPDHFEKFQDRLSFAGELMIGCKISDGLSIMVMPVFVHTNYVIANDDNNVYAIGVAGRLKLTRRMSLVADYYKVYRSQQSIDKFKADGLTFYNPLGAGFEFETGGHVFDLTFTNCTAILENQFIPYTTTTWKMGQFRWGFNLSRIFSFKK, from the coding sequence ATGGAAATTAAAGATCACGTATCCTATATAGTTATGTTTGTAATGGCGCTTTGTTATTCGGGATTCAGCATAGCGCAAAGCAATCTGTCGAATATGCTGGATAAAGAAATCAGTAACAAGGAAAATAACCGGCGGCATTTTGTGTATGCTACTTTCAAAGGTACTCACCTGGTTAATGCCAATACCATTGAAACCATCAAAGGCCGGGAGCTCGACTTCAGGGTATCACACCGCTTTGGTGATATTGGCGGAGAATTTGGTGGGGAGAAACGCTTTTTTGGATTGGATAATTCAACTGATATCAAGATCTCTTTCGATTATGGCATCTCCGATCGTCTCAACTTTGGTATAGCCCGGGCAAAGGGGGCTACGGCGGTAAGACAGTTATATGAAGCATCGCTGAAATTTAAACTGATAAGGCAGGGAGAGGAGGAGGGGATGCCCATCACTGTAACTGCATTTTCCAATGTGGTGGCCACTTCCATGCCCTCGAACGTAAAACCAAATACTCCCGATCATTTCGAGAAATTTCAAGACCGGTTATCCTTTGCCGGTGAGTTAATGATAGGCTGTAAGATCTCTGATGGGTTATCAATAATGGTGATGCCGGTTTTCGTACATACCAACTATGTAATTGCCAATGATGATAACAATGTATATGCCATAGGCGTGGCAGGCCGGTTGAAACTCACCAGGCGGATGTCGTTGGTGGCTGATTACTATAAAGTCTACCGCAGCCAGCAAAGCATCGATAAATTTAAAGCGGATGGATTAACATTTTATAACCCGCTGGGAGCCGGGTTTGAATTTGAAACCGGCGGACATGTGTTTGACCTCACATTTACCAATTGCACCGCTATTCTCGAAAACCAGTTCATCCCTTATACCACTACTACCTGGAAAATGGGCCAGTTCAGATGGGGCTTTAACCTGTCGCGCATTTTTTCATTCAAAAAATAA
- a CDS encoding YceI family protein, with protein MKNRSSMAIIAALLFSFQLKAQNKFITRTGSITFFSSSGAENIDAVNNEAFSLVDFTRGEVAFQVLITGFKFKKALMEEHFNENYMESTKFPKAVFQGTIADLSKLNLKNNGTVTVNVTGNLTMHGVTKQVTIPATINVQGSKLSASSKFDVQLHDYNIKVPSLVSKQVAESVAVTVNCAYEPYTK; from the coding sequence ATGAAAAACAGATCATCAATGGCAATAATTGCCGCCCTTCTTTTCTCTTTTCAGCTGAAAGCGCAGAACAAATTCATAACCCGTACCGGTTCCATTACATTTTTTTCTTCTTCGGGGGCAGAAAATATCGATGCCGTAAATAATGAAGCTTTTAGCCTGGTTGATTTTACAAGAGGGGAGGTAGCTTTCCAGGTATTGATAACCGGTTTTAAATTCAAAAAGGCATTGATGGAAGAACATTTCAACGAGAATTATATGGAGAGCACCAAATTTCCCAAGGCCGTTTTTCAGGGCACCATTGCTGACCTAAGCAAGTTGAACCTGAAAAACAACGGAACTGTTACGGTTAATGTAACCGGCAACTTAACCATGCATGGTGTTACCAAGCAGGTAACCATTCCGGCAACTATAAATGTGCAGGGCAGTAAATTAAGCGCCAGTTCAAAGTTTGATGTACAATTACACGATTACAATATCAAGGTGCCGTCATTGGTATCGAAGCAGGTGGCGGAAAGTGTGGCGGTTACAGTTAACTGTGCGTATGAACCATACACAAAATAA
- a CDS encoding porin family protein, translating into MKYTLVCTALLLSFVANAQSFHFGPKLALSYSALKGEGMKNKYSAGFEAGAFAEVGFGKHWAIQPELLYTWNPYKKGDDFLTYYNNSGRSAAGTNINLAYISVPVLARYNLNKVLSFMAGPQFGYRVYEDEDLIKEGKKAFNTTEISAAAGAQVNLGTVGFYARYVKGLNDINNVDDRYTWKSSHIQVGIAVRIK; encoded by the coding sequence ATGAAGTATACACTGGTATGTACTGCACTGCTGTTATCGTTTGTAGCCAACGCGCAAAGCTTTCACTTTGGTCCCAAACTCGCTTTAAGCTACTCTGCCCTTAAAGGTGAGGGTATGAAGAATAAATATTCAGCCGGCTTTGAGGCAGGAGCTTTTGCCGAAGTAGGTTTTGGCAAACACTGGGCCATTCAACCGGAGTTGTTGTACACCTGGAACCCTTATAAAAAGGGAGATGATTTTCTTACGTACTATAATAATTCAGGCAGAAGCGCTGCCGGCACCAATATAAACCTGGCTTATATCAGCGTGCCTGTGCTGGCGCGTTACAATCTTAATAAAGTGCTCAGTTTTATGGCCGGTCCTCAGTTTGGTTACCGGGTATATGAAGATGAAGACCTGATAAAAGAAGGTAAAAAGGCATTTAATACAACTGAAATAAGCGCTGCGGCCGGCGCACAGGTAAACCTGGGTACTGTAGGATTTTATGCCCGCTATGTGAAAGGCCTTAATGATATTAATAATGTTGATGACCGCTACACCTGGAAATCGAGCCACATACAGGTAGGTATTGCGGTAAGAATAAAGTGA
- a CDS encoding methyltransferase encodes MEGRYLLDQQTRVCLRKNYEIQIEYSDGAEVENRILNDLKKCKDVSVLSEEIESYITDWPSMCFFSKKRANLLRPFADLFKGKTILEIGCGAGSITRFLGECGATVYAIEPSYRRATIAAERCRDLLNVTVFCDDVAHFESDVIFDGIIQVGVLEYATKYSQESDATLKFLLHLKKYLADDGFLITAIENQLGLKYFSGFLEDHKGVMMHSINNNYKPGEATTLGRKKLLEVFDSAGFGKNDVFLPFPDYKMPSLVFYPGFNEKNTTCKVSIESILSNISYQDQQQYMPLFSLDKALPLIAQNDLLYDLSNSFCILSQNKPVHKVEEDVLFAFYRTDLKKEYCKQTLFKQDGDAVKVVRSFLADIPERKGDAILFDEEEIAYSGILHHYSLVDIINRDNWSIEQVGEWLLTWFNYLKKELSKKHGYTDADFLRSDLEIKNRYADALPINLIIQENGYQFIDLEINLHKGVELGYVIFRAVYVSLSRLSSVALPRDSKYIETENILYALFSHLGFTLNPEQLERYYEWEANLVNNVTPMQLATMKGAVSRLRVRPVITEIGESHNRIQSLQLKLQSLEGQLQSMENQLESLSGELQFKTADITEKQNHIANLYHEIHSLSTSRKRMLKQFIKRTLPFLNHSV; translated from the coding sequence ATGGAAGGCCGATACCTCTTGGACCAACAAACCAGGGTTTGTTTAAGGAAGAACTATGAGATCCAGATAGAATACTCCGATGGTGCAGAAGTTGAGAACAGAATACTCAACGATCTGAAAAAATGTAAAGATGTTTCCGTATTATCTGAAGAGATAGAATCGTATATTACCGATTGGCCCAGTATGTGTTTTTTCTCCAAAAAGCGGGCTAACCTGTTACGTCCTTTTGCAGATTTATTTAAAGGCAAAACCATTCTTGAAATTGGTTGCGGAGCCGGTTCAATAACCCGTTTCCTGGGTGAGTGCGGCGCTACCGTATATGCCATTGAACCCAGTTACCGCCGGGCAACCATTGCTGCCGAACGCTGTCGCGATTTGTTAAACGTTACCGTTTTTTGTGATGATGTTGCTCATTTTGAAAGCGACGTGATATTTGATGGCATCATACAGGTAGGTGTGTTGGAGTATGCCACCAAATATTCCCAGGAAAGCGACGCCACGCTTAAATTCCTGCTTCATCTTAAAAAATATTTAGCCGACGATGGCTTTTTAATTACCGCCATAGAAAACCAGTTGGGCTTAAAATACTTTTCAGGTTTTCTCGAAGATCATAAGGGCGTGATGATGCACAGCATCAATAATAATTATAAACCGGGTGAGGCAACCACACTGGGAAGAAAAAAACTGCTGGAAGTATTTGACAGCGCCGGGTTTGGTAAGAACGATGTGTTCCTGCCTTTTCCCGATTATAAAATGCCCTCACTGGTTTTTTACCCGGGGTTCAATGAAAAGAACACCACCTGTAAAGTAAGTATTGAAAGTATTCTTTCGAATATCTCTTACCAGGACCAGCAGCAATACATGCCATTGTTTTCCCTTGATAAAGCGCTTCCCCTGATTGCTCAAAACGATCTTTTATACGATCTGAGTAATTCGTTTTGTATTCTTTCGCAGAATAAACCTGTTCACAAAGTAGAAGAGGATGTGCTTTTTGCCTTTTACCGTACTGACTTAAAAAAGGAATACTGTAAGCAGACTTTGTTCAAACAGGATGGTGATGCGGTGAAGGTAGTAAGGAGTTTCCTGGCCGATATTCCGGAAAGAAAAGGCGATGCCATTTTATTTGATGAGGAAGAAATTGCTTATTCAGGCATCCTGCATCATTATTCCCTGGTTGATATTATTAACCGCGATAACTGGTCGATTGAGCAGGTGGGTGAGTGGCTGTTGACCTGGTTCAATTATTTAAAAAAGGAATTGAGTAAAAAGCATGGCTATACTGATGCCGATTTTCTGCGAAGCGATCTTGAAATAAAGAACAGGTATGCCGATGCGTTGCCTATAAACCTGATTATACAGGAGAATGGTTACCAGTTCATAGATCTTGAAATTAATTTACACAAAGGCGTTGAGCTGGGTTATGTAATTTTCAGGGCGGTGTATGTAAGTTTATCCAGGTTGTCGAGCGTGGCATTGCCCCGCGATTCAAAATATATTGAAACGGAGAACATCCTGTACGCCCTGTTTTCGCATTTAGGATTTACTTTAAATCCTGAGCAACTCGAAAGGTATTATGAATGGGAAGCCAACCTGGTGAATAATGTTACGCCCATGCAATTGGCTACCATGAAGGGGGCGGTGTCAAGGCTCAGGGTGCGGCCGGTAATCACTGAAATAGGCGAATCGCATAATCGCATTCAATCATTGCAGTTGAAACTGCAATCGCTCGAAGGACAATTGCAGTCCATGGAAAATCAATTGGAGTCACTGTCGGGAGAACTGCAATTTAAAACAGCTGATATCACCGAAAAACAAAACCATATTGCCAATTTGTACCACGAAATACATTCCCTGTCTACCAGCAGAAAAAGGATGTTGAAGCAGTTTATAAAAAGAACGTTGCCTTTTTTAAATCATTCGGTTTGA
- a CDS encoding sodium:solute symporter: protein MNHLPTVDLIIITVYFAAMIAVGIFLSRKNKGSEQYTVASGAIPGWALGMSFYATFLSAITFLGDPGKSFGANWNSFVFSLSMPFAAFIASRFFVPFYRNSEAISAYTHLEERFGAWARTYAMICFVLIQLARMGTIFYSIALTLKALTGYSMPAIMISTGICIIIYTMMGGMKAVIWTEVVQAIIKTLGALLILYLIVTNLKGGFNYILETGKANDKFSLGSFKVSGFSMSTFWVIFLYGFFINLNNFGIDQNYIQRYHTARNSRDASRSIWMCVLFYVPVSMLFFFIGTSLFAYYHQHPELVLSLQQQVAAEKHIALSNLTPADYGDRVLPYFMRNEVPTGLLGLIIAAILSAAMSTMSSGMNSSATVFLKDIYLRYFNREASPRAQMRVLHIATGVMGVLAISFGIAMIGVKSLLDAWWKLAGIFSGGILGLFLLGLLARKAKNIEAVIAVIIGVLVILWITFSRELPDSYAWLRTNLHANMTIVIGTLTIFLTGKLLSGLRSLDSAQHKK, encoded by the coding sequence ATGAATCATTTACCAACGGTCGATTTAATAATAATAACCGTATACTTTGCCGCTATGATAGCGGTGGGTATATTTCTGAGCAGGAAGAATAAGGGGTCTGAACAGTATACCGTTGCCTCGGGCGCCATTCCGGGCTGGGCGCTGGGCATGTCGTTTTACGCCACGTTTTTGAGCGCCATCACTTTTTTGGGCGATCCTGGTAAATCCTTTGGCGCCAACTGGAATTCTTTTGTCTTCAGTTTATCCATGCCATTTGCAGCATTCATCGCTTCGCGGTTCTTTGTGCCTTTTTATCGCAACAGTGAGGCCATCAGTGCCTATACCCATCTCGAAGAACGGTTCGGGGCCTGGGCGCGCACTTATGCCATGATCTGTTTTGTACTGATACAACTGGCGCGTATGGGAACCATTTTTTATTCCATTGCCTTAACGCTGAAAGCGCTCACGGGATATTCCATGCCGGCCATTATGATCTCCACCGGTATTTGCATCATAATTTATACCATGATGGGAGGGATGAAAGCCGTTATCTGGACCGAAGTGGTGCAGGCTATTATTAAAACGCTGGGCGCTTTACTTATTCTATATCTGATAGTAACCAACCTGAAAGGTGGGTTTAATTATATTCTGGAAACCGGAAAGGCCAATGATAAATTCAGCCTGGGCAGTTTTAAAGTGTCGGGGTTTTCCATGTCAACCTTTTGGGTGATCTTCCTGTACGGGTTTTTTATTAACCTGAATAATTTCGGCATCGATCAGAACTATATACAGCGGTATCATACTGCCCGCAACAGCCGCGATGCCAGCCGCAGCATCTGGATGTGTGTATTGTTTTATGTGCCGGTGAGCATGCTGTTCTTTTTTATCGGCACGTCGTTGTTTGCGTATTATCATCAACATCCCGAACTGGTGCTGTCCCTGCAACAACAGGTGGCGGCGGAAAAACATATAGCCCTGAGCAACCTGACTCCCGCCGATTATGGCGACAGGGTGTTACCTTATTTCATGCGCAATGAAGTGCCCACCGGTTTACTGGGGCTGATCATTGCTGCCATTTTATCGGCTGCCATGAGCACCATGAGCAGTGGCATGAACAGTTCGGCCACCGTTTTTCTGAAAGACATTTACCTGCGGTATTTTAACAGAGAAGCTTCGCCCCGGGCGCAAATGCGGGTGCTGCATATAGCAACCGGCGTAATGGGGGTGCTGGCCATCAGTTTTGGCATAGCCATGATAGGGGTGAAAAGCCTGCTGGATGCCTGGTGGAAACTGGCGGGGATCTTCTCGGGGGGCATCTTAGGGCTGTTTTTACTGGGTTTACTGGCCCGTAAGGCAAAGAACATCGAAGCGGTGATTGCCGTGATTATTGGGGTGCTGGTGATCCTGTGGATCACTTTTTCGCGCGAGCTGCCTGATAGTTATGCCTGGCTGCGCACCAACCTGCACGCCAATATGACCATTGTCATAGGGACCTTAACCATATTTTTAACCGGTAAATTGCTGTCGGGGCTTCGATCCCTCGACTCCGCTCAGCATAAAAAATAA
- a CDS encoding dihydrodipicolinate synthase family protein — MEKRFVPVMITPFNLKAKIDFDMVERLIDFYLAAGVSGFFANCLSSEMYSISEDERLELTNHIVRYVNGRVPVVATGSFGLTIEDKAEFSKKIYDTGIDAVVLITGHYANVDDNDDVLLKRFDKMFSLTPGIPMGTYECPAPYKRILSANVFKSLLSTGRLKYHKDTSIDLEKVKEKLQIADVPGFDFFDAHTPNAMYSLQMGARGMSSISGNFYPEALVWMCNNANDPAKQADVQWLQSELTRVDPLIHQAYPMSAKYFLQLRGLPVRTISRAYVQELTPDQKNVLKGIYESFTQWCSRLNITPVDLRSIMEPRILPDPAI, encoded by the coding sequence ATGGAAAAAAGATTTGTTCCGGTAATGATAACGCCGTTCAACCTGAAGGCAAAGATCGATTTCGATATGGTGGAACGGTTGATTGATTTTTACCTGGCAGCCGGAGTGAGTGGTTTTTTTGCCAACTGCCTCAGCAGTGAAATGTACAGCATCAGTGAAGATGAACGCCTTGAACTTACCAATCACATTGTGCGGTATGTAAATGGCCGGGTACCGGTGGTGGCTACCGGTTCGTTTGGCCTCACCATTGAAGACAAAGCAGAGTTCAGTAAAAAGATCTACGATACAGGTATCGATGCGGTGGTGTTAATTACCGGGCATTATGCCAACGTAGATGATAATGACGACGTATTGTTGAAGCGGTTCGATAAAATGTTCTCATTAACGCCTGGCATTCCCATGGGTACTTATGAATGTCCGGCGCCATATAAACGTATTTTATCAGCCAATGTATTTAAATCCCTGTTGAGTACAGGCCGGTTAAAATACCATAAAGACACAAGCATTGACCTGGAAAAAGTAAAAGAGAAGCTGCAGATAGCCGATGTACCGGGCTTCGACTTTTTTGATGCGCACACACCCAATGCCATGTACAGTTTGCAAATGGGCGCCCGTGGCATGTCGTCTATCAGTGGTAATTTTTATCCGGAGGCGCTGGTATGGATGTGTAACAACGCCAACGACCCTGCCAAACAGGCTGATGTGCAATGGCTGCAATCTGAATTAACGCGGGTTGATCCGCTGATACACCAGGCGTATCCCATGAGCGCGAAATACTTCCTGCAATTGCGCGGTTTACCGGTTCGTACCATTAGCCGGGCTTATGTGCAGGAGCTTACGCCCGATCAGAAAAATGTACTGAAGGGCATTTATGAAAGCTTTACGCAGTGGTGCAGCCGGTTGAATATAACGCCGGTAGATCTTCGTTCAATTATGGAACCGAGGATTTTGCCAGATCCGGCGATTTAA